One window of the Luteolibacter sp. Y139 genome contains the following:
- a CDS encoding efflux RND transporter periplasmic adaptor subunit → MKPSDSSQDLATVLEQGKSRPIRKWIIITLIVAALGGGGYYYYKKNSKAETGPEYVTKPLERGEISIEITATGTLAPTNQVIVGSELSGTVAEVFVDTNDTVTKGQQLAKLDTIKLTQQTERTRAALLSAKARVNQAEATLRESEASHGRLLELHKLSGGQTPSKADMDTSVATMERAQADLESSKASVAEADANVKSNERDLEKAVIRSPVNGTILLRKLEVGQTVAASFTAPELFTIAEDLRKMELVVAVAESDIGRVEKGQAVEFKVSAWPKRVYNATVKKVFYGSTITNNVVTYSTELEVNNDDLSLRPGMTATADIFIERKQDIFSVSNSALRFDPVAAKKLGKVEESDRTIVQQLSPGGGRRWGRGANGGLPTGPEKKDTSVWVLKSGEPFEIKVTTGLTDGNDTEITGEGLSEGADIIVSAKPPMKS, encoded by the coding sequence ATGAAGCCATCCGATTCATCGCAAGACCTCGCTACCGTGCTGGAGCAGGGCAAATCCCGGCCGATCCGCAAGTGGATCATCATTACCCTGATCGTTGCCGCACTGGGTGGCGGCGGCTATTACTACTACAAGAAGAACAGCAAGGCCGAGACCGGCCCCGAATACGTGACCAAGCCCTTGGAGCGCGGCGAAATCTCCATCGAGATCACCGCCACCGGCACCTTGGCTCCGACCAATCAGGTCATCGTCGGTAGCGAATTGTCCGGCACCGTCGCCGAGGTTTTCGTCGATACCAATGACACCGTGACCAAGGGCCAGCAGCTCGCGAAGCTCGACACCATCAAGCTGACCCAGCAGACCGAACGCACCCGCGCCGCCCTGCTTTCCGCCAAGGCCCGCGTCAATCAGGCCGAGGCGACCTTGCGCGAAAGCGAGGCATCACACGGCCGGTTGTTAGAACTGCACAAGCTAAGCGGCGGCCAGACTCCATCGAAGGCAGACATGGATACCTCGGTGGCCACCATGGAGCGGGCCCAGGCAGATCTCGAAAGCTCGAAGGCCTCCGTGGCAGAGGCCGATGCAAACGTGAAGTCGAACGAGCGCGACCTGGAAAAGGCCGTGATCCGCTCGCCCGTCAATGGCACCATCCTGCTGCGCAAGCTGGAGGTCGGCCAAACCGTCGCCGCCTCCTTCACCGCACCGGAGCTTTTCACTATCGCGGAAGACCTGCGGAAGATGGAACTCGTCGTGGCAGTCGCGGAGTCCGACATCGGCCGCGTAGAAAAAGGCCAGGCCGTTGAGTTCAAAGTCTCCGCATGGCCGAAACGCGTCTACAACGCGACCGTGAAGAAGGTCTTCTACGGCTCCACCATCACCAACAACGTGGTGACCTACAGCACCGAGCTGGAGGTGAATAATGACGACCTCAGCCTGCGCCCCGGCATGACGGCGACCGCCGACATCTTCATCGAGCGGAAGCAGGACATCTTCTCCGTCTCAAACTCAGCGCTCCGCTTCGATCCCGTGGCGGCAAAGAAACTCGGCAAGGTGGAAGAAAGCGACCGCACCATCGTCCAGCAGCTCTCGCCCGGGGGCGGACGACGCTGGGGCCGCGGTGCCAACGGCGGACTTCCCACCGGCCCGGAGAAGAAAGACACCAGTGTCTGGGTGCTGAAGAGTGGCGAGCCGTTCGAGATCAAGGTCACGACGGGGCTCACCGATGGCAATGACACCGAGATCACTGGCGAAGGACTTTCCGAAGGCGCGGACATCATCGTCAGCGCCAAGCCTCCGATGAAGTCATGA
- a CDS encoding response regulator transcription factor, whose amino-acid sequence MRLLVIEDDPLLLHSLSEGLREEQYAVDTAIDGEEGLAKARETDYDCIVLDGMLPGIDGWELLARLRREKKTPVLMLTARDAVPDRIRGLDAGADDYLTKPFDFEELLARLRALIRRSSGLGTSSLEIDGVEIDTALRQVRSAGEIVSLTPREYGLVEYLALHRGSVVSRTELYEHLFDESDDTLSNLLDVHVSNVRKKLGAGFISTRRGHGYSIE is encoded by the coding sequence ATGCGCCTGCTGGTCATCGAGGACGATCCACTGCTGCTCCACAGCCTGAGTGAAGGGCTGCGGGAGGAGCAGTATGCGGTCGACACCGCGATCGATGGTGAGGAGGGATTGGCGAAAGCCCGCGAGACCGACTACGACTGCATCGTGCTCGATGGCATGCTGCCGGGCATCGATGGCTGGGAGCTGTTAGCCCGCCTCCGTCGTGAGAAAAAGACGCCGGTCCTGATGCTCACCGCGCGCGATGCCGTGCCCGATCGCATCCGCGGCCTCGATGCCGGAGCCGACGACTACCTGACCAAGCCCTTCGATTTCGAGGAACTCCTTGCCCGCCTCCGGGCTTTGATCCGTCGCAGCTCGGGGCTTGGGACGAGCTCTTTGGAAATCGATGGCGTGGAGATCGACACCGCCTTGCGCCAGGTCCGCAGCGCAGGCGAAATCGTCTCGCTCACCCCGCGCGAGTATGGGCTGGTCGAATACCTCGCCCTTCATCGCGGCAGCGTGGTCAGCCGCACGGAACTCTACGAACACCTTTTTGACGAGAGCGACGACACGCTCTCCAACTTGCTCGACGTCCACGTCTCGAACGTTCGCAAGAAGCTCGGCGCCGGCTTCATCTCCACCCGCCGCGGCCACGGCTACAGCATCGAATGA
- a CDS encoding ABC transporter permease: protein MMSMFWNAFIIALREIRRNLMRAFLTVIGVVIGVAAVVTLVTLGRGATQTVKSQIEKVGSNLLTLRPGQGWGPQSAALFSQQDLDAVRDQVPGIRAIAPMSNTSVQAISDEEARQTDVQGTTPSYFPIGNWQIADGRFFTDEEVVDGATVAVIGETIRKELFPKEDALGKKIRLQNTAVTVIGVTTVKGQAGWGDDLDDNIIIPITTLQRRLNGQMSKQNLGQIMISTEDGYPSEAVVADLNSLMRERRHLSHNQQNNFSAFDSRQIADAVSSSTKVMTSLLGAVAGVSLLVGGIGIMNIMLVSVTERTREIGIRMAIGARAREVMLQFLVEAVTLSCVGGLCGIALAYGLCVWLATLVGAPFAFDPKINGIAFIFSAAIGILFGFMPARRAAGLDPIEALRHE, encoded by the coding sequence ATGATGAGCATGTTCTGGAACGCCTTTATCATCGCGTTGCGCGAGATCCGCCGCAACCTGATGCGTGCCTTCCTCACCGTGATCGGTGTGGTCATTGGAGTCGCCGCTGTGGTTACCCTCGTCACCCTTGGCCGCGGGGCCACGCAAACGGTGAAGTCACAGATCGAGAAGGTGGGCAGCAACCTGCTCACCCTCCGTCCCGGCCAGGGATGGGGCCCTCAATCCGCCGCCCTTTTCAGCCAGCAAGACTTGGATGCCGTCCGCGATCAGGTCCCCGGCATCCGGGCCATCGCCCCCATGTCCAATACCAGTGTCCAGGCCATCTCCGATGAGGAAGCACGGCAGACCGATGTTCAGGGCACCACCCCGTCCTATTTCCCGATCGGCAACTGGCAGATCGCCGACGGACGCTTCTTCACCGATGAAGAAGTCGTGGATGGCGCGACCGTCGCGGTGATCGGCGAGACGATCCGCAAGGAGCTGTTCCCCAAGGAGGACGCCCTCGGCAAAAAGATCCGTCTGCAAAACACCGCCGTCACCGTGATCGGCGTGACCACGGTGAAAGGCCAGGCAGGCTGGGGCGATGACCTCGATGACAACATCATCATCCCCATCACCACCCTGCAACGGCGCCTGAACGGACAGATGTCGAAACAGAACCTCGGCCAAATCATGATCTCCACCGAGGACGGCTACCCGAGCGAAGCGGTGGTGGCCGACCTGAATTCGCTGATGCGCGAACGACGCCACCTGAGCCACAATCAGCAGAACAATTTCTCCGCCTTCGACAGTCGCCAGATCGCCGACGCGGTCAGCTCCAGCACCAAGGTCATGACCTCGCTGTTAGGCGCGGTGGCCGGCGTCAGCTTGCTGGTCGGTGGCATCGGCATCATGAATATTATGCTGGTCTCGGTGACCGAGCGGACCCGCGAGATCGGCATCCGCATGGCCATCGGCGCACGAGCCCGCGAGGTGATGCTCCAGTTCCTGGTGGAAGCCGTGACCCTCTCCTGCGTCGGCGGACTGTGCGGCATTGCGCTGGCCTACGGACTCTGCGTCTGGCTGGCCACGCTCGTGGGTGCGCCTTTCGCCTTCGATCCCAAGATCAACGGCATCGCCTTCATCTTCTCCGCCGCCATCGGCATCCTCTTCGGCTTCATGCCCGCGCGCCGTGCAGCGGGTCTCGATCCAATCGAGGCACTGCGTCATGAATAG
- a CDS encoding ABC transporter ATP-binding protein, with product MSNLIELRGLTKTYGRGDAAFQALRGVDMDIARGEFLAVMGPSGSGKSTLMNLLGCLDTPSTGSYRFEGVGVETLNKDQRSLLRRTALGFVFQGFNLLARTSALENVELPLLYRGYTRKQRHEMARKALASVGLPDKERNTPAELSGGQQQRVAIARAIVTNPGTLFADEPTGNLDSKTTLEVMELLCRLNDDLGITVIMVTHEDEVAHYAKRIVHVRDGLIGSDDINTNRTPRTR from the coding sequence ATGAGCAACCTCATCGAACTGCGCGGCCTGACCAAAACCTACGGGCGTGGCGATGCCGCGTTCCAGGCGTTGCGCGGCGTGGACATGGACATCGCCCGCGGCGAGTTCCTGGCCGTCATGGGACCCAGCGGCTCGGGCAAATCGACCCTGATGAATCTGTTAGGCTGTCTCGATACGCCGAGCACCGGCAGCTACCGCTTCGAAGGTGTGGGAGTAGAGACGCTCAACAAGGACCAGCGCTCGCTACTGCGCCGCACCGCGCTCGGCTTCGTCTTCCAAGGCTTCAACCTGCTCGCCCGCACCTCCGCGCTGGAGAACGTGGAGCTTCCCCTGCTCTACCGCGGCTACACGCGCAAGCAACGCCACGAGATGGCACGCAAGGCCCTCGCCAGCGTCGGCCTGCCGGACAAGGAGCGCAATACGCCCGCCGAACTCTCCGGCGGCCAGCAGCAGCGCGTCGCCATTGCCCGGGCAATCGTGACCAATCCCGGCACGCTTTTCGCCGACGAACCAACCGGCAACCTGGACTCGAAGACCACGCTCGAGGTCATGGAGCTCCTTTGCCGCCTCAACGACGACTTGGGCATCACCGTCATCATGGTCACCCACGAGGATGAAGTGGCGCACTACGCAAAACGAATCGTTCACGTCCGCGACGGCTTGATCGGCTCGGACGACATCAACACCAACCGCACCCCGAGAACGCGATGA